One Rhodoferax sp. GW822-FHT02A01 genomic window, CGAGGCTGCCTCTGTCCCATGCGTGTCCGTTTTTCGCTCCTTGTGTTCTGGCGTGGACCTGAACGATCTTCTGCCTGGCTTTTGGCTTGGCCCAGCAAGGCAACAAAGTGTGTTGCTTGACTGTCGACTTGCATTCGAAACGAATAACCCACTTTGAGTCTGGTGTGTAGCTGGTTACCCTTGAGATAAGCATGCCCTGCAGGCACTGCGACGTCGCCATCATTGGGCGTGAAGACAATGGCCATGTCGCATGTCTGTCTCCAGAGCTCACAATTGAAGAGTTCGGTTTTGTTGCCCCCAAAGACTCGCAATTCCAACGACAACCTGGCGTGCGCGGCGTCGTAAAACAGGGTGGCTACGGCCACCTCCCATTTCACATGCACCGCAGATGGGTCATAGCATCTGTTTAATGGTTTTGTGGCGCATAGCTCAGCGTAACGGAGATACAGTTTCATCGGTATTGCTGGCTAACAAGAGGTCTTGCCATACATCTTTATAGAATCCATCTCAACGTCTGGTTTTCGGACGGATGCTTCATAGATGTTCAAAATGAACTGGCAATAGCACTGAGTAGCACATGACCGATTCTGCAGAGATACAAACAGACAGCAAACATTTCACAAGGGCCGTAACAGATTTCGGAGAGAGAAAACCCGTCTTGGCCACAGCACCCATTTTCAATGACAAGGGCATCAAAGTTGCTGAGAAAGGTGTGGCTATCAACGCCGACATGTACGAGCGCTTGATGCAGCACCGATTGTCAGAGCCTATTGAAAATCTGGTATCGAGCGCTTCCACCGTCGATGGCAAGTTTCTGCGTGAGACTGCAGAAAATCTGTTCCTGCAAATCCCCTTCCTTGCCCGCATGGCCGCTGACGCCGGCATGAGAGAATTGCTGCTGGATGTCGTTTCCAAAATCTCTTTGCCAGCACCCATTGCATTCCAGGTGACTTTATGCAGCGAAGTGCAGTATGACAGTTTCATTCATGGCGTGCAGGTCGCATTGATTTCTGCCTGGCTTGCCAAGACACCCACCTCATTGCGATTTGATGTTGGCATGGCAGCTACCGTAGGGCTGGTACATGATTTGGGCATGCTCCACCTTGATCCGGTCTTGTTGCAGCCAGAACAAGTCTTGAGCCGCACCCTGCGGCGGCAGCTGTATACGCATCCCCTGATCAGTGCGATGCTATTGAAACGTCACCACGAGTTCCCCAAGGAGGCGGTGCGTGCAGTGGAAGAGCACCATGAAAGCCTGAATGGCTCAGGCTACCCGCGCAATCTGGCGGGAGACGCCATTAGCCCTTCGGGTCGCATTCTGGGATTGGCCGCAGTGGTTGCTGCTATGTTCTCACATGAAAGACGCGCACCTGAAATGCGCCTGTCCGTCTTGCTTCGCATGAACATGCACCGTTACGACAGCGTACACGTTGAGAGAGTGATGCGCTTGCTGCGACCGGACCAGGATGCCGCCAATGCGATGAGCCTAGTGTTGGAAGATCCCGTGCGACGCTTGATGGACATCGAGGACGCTATTGCCCATTGGCCCAGCACGCTCATGAAGACGCCCGGCCTATCTAAAGAACGGCTATATGGACTCAATGCGTTGGCAGCACAAACAGCGCAGTTGCAGCGCGCCCTTGCCACGGTGGGTGTAGCCCGGGAGCAACTGGTGCAAATTGGAGATGGCATACAGGACGATATCGTGAAAGTCGAATTGTCTTTGCTTGCCATAGAGGCTGCTTGGCAATTGCGTTCTATGGCCAGACAAACCCGACGCAGATGGCACGCAGACCATGGCGAGGCATACCCTGATGAACTGCAATCATGGTTGGACAGAGTGGATGACCTGACGGACGAGGGGTCCTTTCATTCAGGTGATACGACCAAAACACACGGAACATAAATCGCACCACCTGATTTCAGTGTCGAGCTCTAAGTCGTCTATGTCAGAGTTCTGAAATCGTTGTGAAGCCCCGGACCCGATGACTGCAAACTGGAAATTCAACCTGCAATGTGACGTCGGAACTTTGTTTCCTTGCTGCGACGCGCTCACCCATGAACTCGACCAAGACTGCGCGCCTGACTTTGGCGTATAAGGCCACTTTCGTGTACATCCTCTCTGCTTTTCCAGAACCAATCTGGGATCACAGGATAGGCTTGGGACTGGTAACCACTTACACCGCCATTACATGAGGAAATGATGCAAGAGCGTTGTGTTTTTGTTGACCACTCAACAGTGCATCGCTGAGCTATCCAGATGCTTCCGGTGTTGACGTCAATCTTTCGGCGACGTAAACGACTAGTCGGGCAGAGTAGACGGCTTGACGAGGCCTATATCGAAGTAGCCGGTCAGTGGAAGTACCTCTATCGCGCTGTCGATCGTTCTGGCGACACGGCGGACTTCCTCCTCACTGCCAACTGAGATCTGGCCTCGGCGCGGCGCTTTCTGGAGCGCGCAATCAACCTGGACGAAGTACCTAACTAGATCGCCATCGACAAGAGCGGCGCCAACACGGCCGCCAATGAAAGTGTCAAAGTTGATGCCTGCGTCGACATCCTGATGCGCCAGAATAAATATCTGAACAACTTCATCGAGCGGATCACGCGACCAATGCTTGGGTTCCAAGCATTTTGGAGCGCTGGGCTCATCATCGCCCGAATCGAAACCATGCATACGATCAAGACGGGGCAGATAAGCCGTTCCACCGGTCAAACCATGTCCGCAGCCAATCAGTTCTACAGCCTTGCCGTCTGATCGTAAGACTAGCTGAGCGCCTTTTTCCGGCCGGACCCCACTTCCTCGACAAAACTTCGAGATTTACAACGCACCACATACAAAGCATTTTTCAACCTGAAGACTAGGACTTGTTCCCCAGGAGAATAGATGTGAAGTTATCAATGGCACTAGCATTTGCAAAAGCTCATTTCGTACATGACTGTTAATGGCCTTCCATCATTTTGATACTGCAGTATCCACGGCAATACTCTTTTCTCACCTGTTTCGAGAGCCAATCTGTGCATTGCATAACGTATGGAGGCAGAGTGCAGTGGCAAGTCAATCTTGTATTTTTTATGTATTGGTTTCGTGTCGCGTCACCAAATACGCCTTACTCGATCTCTGAAGAACGTCTGCAGGCAACGCGATTTGTAATCGTCTCGTAACTTCCCTTCAAGGAGTATCAATCAAGTCATGATAGTATTTACCCTAATAAGTAAATTGATTTGAATCAACTTTTGATAACGTAAGCATGCAGCGCTTGGAACAAGGTCCTATTTCAATTTGGGCATGAAGGTGAGTTCTATCCGAGGGAGGGGTGGTCATGAGTTTTATCAACCAATTGGAGGCGGGTTCCGATGTTCAGCGGGATCTGTCGAAGTTCATTGCTGATTGGAACCCCAATCCAAGTCGGAACGTTCGAATCCTTTTTGACGCCAATTTAGGCTTCTACGCACACCATTGCGGTATTGTGCTGCGGTCGGTTTTTCAGCCAATATTTTCGATATCAAAATCCATCCCAACGGGTCATGAAGCCTTGCTGAGAGCAACGGATGGCTCTGGCTTAAGCATTTCCCCTGAAAGAGTTTTCGAACAGACTGCCGGATTGAAGGACACGATCTTTCTTGATCGCATTTGTCGCATGCTGCATGTCGTGAACTTTTCTCGTCAGGCCCCCGG contains:
- a CDS encoding HD domain-containing phosphohydrolase, producing the protein MTDSAEIQTDSKHFTRAVTDFGERKPVLATAPIFNDKGIKVAEKGVAINADMYERLMQHRLSEPIENLVSSASTVDGKFLRETAENLFLQIPFLARMAADAGMRELLLDVVSKISLPAPIAFQVTLCSEVQYDSFIHGVQVALISAWLAKTPTSLRFDVGMAATVGLVHDLGMLHLDPVLLQPEQVLSRTLRRQLYTHPLISAMLLKRHHEFPKEAVRAVEEHHESLNGSGYPRNLAGDAISPSGRILGLAAVVAAMFSHERRAPEMRLSVLLRMNMHRYDSVHVERVMRLLRPDQDAANAMSLVLEDPVRRLMDIEDAIAHWPSTLMKTPGLSKERLYGLNALAAQTAQLQRALATVGVAREQLVQIGDGIQDDIVKVELSLLAIEAAWQLRSMARQTRRRWHADHGEAYPDELQSWLDRVDDLTDEGSFHSGDTTKTHGT